A genome region from Geobacter pickeringii includes the following:
- the trpD gene encoding anthranilate phosphoribosyltransferase translates to MIKKAIAKVVERQDLTEAEMIEVMDQIMSGGATPAQIASFITALRMKGETVEEITGAARVMRDRATPIRVGKNVLDIDRDDINIDRETILDVVGTGGDGTNTFNISTTVSFVISACGVKVAKHGNRAVSSACGSADVLESLGVNLDVTPETVEHCIREIGIGFLFAPALHGAMKHAIGPRKEIGIRTIFNILGPLTNPAAADCQVLGVYREDLVEKLAHVLRKLGCRRGFVVHGLDGMDEITLTGGTRVAEIAPEGVTVRLATPEEFGFVRCQPAELLGGDAAGNAVVVRNILSGDRGPKRDVVLLNAAFGLVAAGRAPDVAAGLGMAAEAIDSGRALAQLEKLIALTNE, encoded by the coding sequence ATGATCAAAAAAGCCATTGCAAAGGTTGTCGAGCGCCAGGATCTGACCGAAGCCGAGATGATCGAGGTCATGGACCAGATCATGTCCGGCGGGGCGACCCCCGCCCAGATCGCCTCCTTCATCACCGCCCTGCGGATGAAGGGGGAGACGGTGGAGGAGATCACCGGCGCGGCCCGGGTGATGCGCGACCGGGCGACCCCCATCCGGGTCGGGAAAAACGTGCTCGACATCGACCGGGACGACATCAACATCGACCGGGAGACGATCCTTGACGTCGTCGGTACCGGCGGGGACGGCACGAACACCTTCAATATCTCCACCACCGTTTCCTTCGTGATCTCCGCCTGCGGGGTGAAGGTCGCCAAACACGGCAACCGCGCTGTCTCGTCGGCCTGCGGCAGCGCCGACGTCCTGGAGTCCCTCGGGGTCAACCTGGACGTGACGCCGGAGACCGTGGAGCACTGCATCAGGGAGATCGGCATCGGGTTCCTCTTCGCCCCCGCCCTGCACGGCGCCATGAAGCACGCCATCGGCCCTCGGAAGGAGATCGGCATCCGGACCATCTTCAATATCCTCGGACCCCTCACCAACCCGGCCGCCGCCGACTGCCAGGTGCTCGGCGTCTACCGCGAGGATCTGGTGGAGAAGCTGGCCCACGTCCTGCGCAAGCTCGGCTGCCGGCGCGGTTTCGTGGTCCACGGCCTCGACGGGATGGACGAGATCACCCTCACCGGCGGGACGCGGGTGGCGGAGATTGCGCCGGAGGGGGTGACGGTCCGGCTTGCCACCCCCGAAGAGTTCGGGTTCGTCCGCTGCCAGCCGGCGGAACTCCTCGGCGGTGATGCGGCGGGGAACGCCGTGGTCGTGCGGAATATCCTCTCCGGTGACCGCGGCCCGAAGCGGGACGTGGTGCTCCTCAACGCGGCCTTCGGCCTGGTGGCCGCCGGGCGGGCGCCGGACGTCGCCGCCGGGCTCGGGATGGCCGCCGAGGCCATCGATTCCGGCCGGGCCCTAGCGCAGCTGGAGAAGCTGATCGCCCTTACCAACGAGTGA
- the trpB gene encoding tryptophan synthase subunit beta yields MKLPDRHGHFGQFGGRYVPETLMPALLELEKAYDHYRHDREFKEEFDYYLRQYVGRPNPLYFAEKLTKKLGGARIYLKREDLNHTGAHKVNNTIGQGLLAKRMGKGRVIAETGAGQHGVATATIAALFGMECEVFMGAEDIRRQSLNVFRMKLLGATVTAVTAGTATLKDAMNEALRNWVTNVHNTFYVIGTVAGPHPYPMMVRDFQAVIGREAKAQHKKVEGRLPDYLVACVGGGSNALGLFYPFVNDREVRMVGVEAAGHGIPSGAHAAPLCAGRVGVLHGNKTYLLQDEFGQIANAHSISAGLDYPGVGPEHAWLKDSGRAEYVSVTDAEALEAFSLLTREEGILPALESSHAIAYVAKLAPTLPKEQTIVACLSGRGDKDIHTVADAMGVEF; encoded by the coding sequence ATGAAACTACCCGACAGACACGGCCACTTCGGCCAGTTCGGCGGCCGCTACGTCCCCGAGACCCTCATGCCGGCGCTCCTGGAGCTGGAGAAGGCCTACGACCACTACCGCCATGACCGCGAGTTCAAGGAGGAGTTCGACTACTACCTCCGCCAGTACGTGGGGCGTCCCAATCCGCTTTACTTCGCCGAGAAGCTGACGAAGAAGCTCGGTGGCGCCAGGATCTACCTCAAGCGTGAGGACCTGAACCATACTGGCGCCCACAAGGTGAACAACACCATCGGCCAGGGGCTCCTCGCCAAGCGGATGGGGAAGGGACGGGTGATTGCCGAGACCGGGGCAGGGCAGCACGGCGTGGCGACCGCCACCATCGCGGCCCTCTTCGGGATGGAGTGCGAGGTCTTCATGGGAGCGGAGGATATCCGGCGCCAGTCTCTCAACGTCTTCCGGATGAAGCTTCTCGGTGCCACGGTGACGGCGGTGACCGCCGGCACCGCCACCCTCAAGGACGCCATGAACGAGGCGCTGCGCAACTGGGTCACCAACGTGCACAATACCTTCTACGTCATCGGTACTGTGGCGGGGCCCCATCCGTATCCGATGATGGTGCGGGACTTCCAGGCGGTGATCGGCCGGGAGGCGAAGGCCCAGCACAAAAAGGTCGAAGGGCGGCTCCCCGACTACCTCGTCGCCTGCGTCGGCGGGGGGAGCAATGCCCTCGGGCTCTTTTACCCCTTCGTCAATGACCGGGAGGTGCGGATGGTGGGGGTGGAGGCGGCCGGCCACGGCATCCCCTCGGGGGCCCATGCCGCGCCGCTTTGCGCGGGGCGCGTCGGCGTCCTCCACGGCAACAAGACCTATCTCCTGCAGGACGAATTCGGCCAGATCGCCAACGCCCACTCCATTTCGGCGGGGCTCGACTACCCGGGGGTCGGTCCCGAGCATGCCTGGCTCAAGGATTCGGGGCGGGCCGAGTACGTTTCGGTAACCGACGCCGAAGCCCTGGAGGCATTTTCGCTCCTGACCCGGGAGGAGGGAATCCTGCCGGCTCTGGAGTCGTCCCATGCCATCGCCTACGTGGCAAAGCTCGCGCCGACCCTGCCGAAGGAGCAGACCATCGTCGCCTGCCTCTCGGGGCGGGGGGACAAGGATATCCATACGGTGGCCGATGCCATGGGGGTCGAATTCTAG
- the trpC gene encoding indole-3-glycerol phosphate synthase TrpC, with translation MTDTPDILKTIVAHKRDEVTAARAAFSVADLKGRIADLEDHPRGFDRALRDCHASGWTAVIAEVKKGSPSRGVIRPDFDPLAIAEIYQASGAACLSVLTEERFFLGNLRSLALIREQIGLPLLRKDFLFDPYQIYEARAAGADAILLIAAMLELSQIEDLAGLAAELSLDVLLEVHDEQELETALRSGCSLIGINNRNLRTFVTDLGTTERLMPQIPADRFAVAESGINTRADILRLQAAGAKGFLIGESLMREDDIGAKLRELLD, from the coding sequence ATGACCGACACCCCCGATATCCTGAAGACGATCGTCGCGCACAAGCGGGACGAGGTGACGGCTGCCCGGGCGGCTTTCTCCGTTGCCGACCTCAAGGGACGCATCGCCGACCTGGAGGACCACCCCCGGGGCTTCGATCGGGCGCTGCGCGACTGCCATGCCTCCGGCTGGACCGCCGTCATCGCCGAGGTGAAGAAGGGGTCGCCGAGCAGGGGAGTGATTCGTCCCGACTTCGATCCGCTGGCGATTGCCGAAATCTACCAGGCAAGCGGCGCCGCCTGCCTCTCCGTCCTGACAGAAGAGCGCTTCTTCCTCGGGAACCTCCGCTCCCTCGCCCTGATCCGCGAGCAGATCGGGCTGCCGCTGCTGCGCAAGGATTTCCTCTTCGACCCCTACCAGATCTACGAGGCCCGCGCCGCCGGCGCCGACGCCATCCTCCTCATCGCCGCCATGCTGGAGCTCTCCCAGATCGAAGACCTCGCCGGCCTGGCAGCGGAACTCTCCCTCGACGTCCTCCTGGAGGTCCACGACGAGCAGGAGCTGGAGACGGCGCTTCGCAGCGGCTGCTCCCTCATCGGGATCAACAACCGCAACCTCCGGACCTTCGTCACCGATCTCGGCACCACCGAACGGCTCATGCCGCAGATTCCCGCCGACCGCTTCGCTGTTGCCGAAAGCGGCATCAACACCCGCGCCGACATCCTGCGGCTCCAGGCCGCCGGCGCCAAGGGATTCCTGATCGGCGAATCGCTCATGCGCGAGGACGACATCGGGGCGAAGCTCCGGGAGCTGCTCGACTGA
- a CDS encoding transglycosylase SLT domain-containing protein, producing the protein MRKKIFVLAAMMLFCVSCNQSGIRRETSPTVRLDPISDQEVRRLMEQGVDLDERQSQVRAIATVFSRRTDSERAHKLASLCYLKTLGTDLMPLDLAEIALAETGTIGFESAAVSSKGALGVWQLMPYRAASHGFRPEEMLDDAKCAEAAVRELYSKLEMANGNLVRAKKLYCGVGPEADAYEVKRRKYRREILSELEWAPPTRAESPLAILVGAS; encoded by the coding sequence ATGAGAAAAAAGATTTTTGTACTGGCAGCCATGATGCTCTTCTGCGTCTCCTGCAATCAAAGTGGAATCCGCAGGGAGACCAGCCCGACGGTCCGTCTCGATCCTATCTCCGATCAGGAGGTCCGCCGGCTCATGGAACAGGGTGTCGATCTGGACGAACGTCAGAGCCAGGTCCGGGCCATCGCCACCGTCTTTTCCCGGAGGACGGATTCCGAGCGTGCCCACAAACTCGCTTCCCTCTGCTACCTGAAGACCCTCGGCACCGACCTGATGCCCCTCGACCTGGCGGAGATCGCCCTGGCCGAAACCGGCACCATCGGGTTCGAGTCGGCCGCCGTCTCCTCCAAGGGAGCCCTCGGCGTCTGGCAACTGATGCCCTACCGTGCGGCGAGCCACGGTTTCCGTCCGGAGGAGATGCTGGACGATGCCAAATGCGCCGAGGCCGCCGTCCGCGAGCTTTACAGCAAGCTCGAAATGGCCAACGGCAATCTGGTGAGGGCCAAGAAGCTTTACTGCGGCGTCGGCCCCGAGGCTGACGCCTACGAAGTGAAGCGCCGCAAGTACCGGCGCGAGATTCTCAGCGAACTGGAGTGGGCTCCGCCAACGCGGGCCGAGAGCCCACTGGCCATTCTCGTGGGGGCCTCGTAG
- a CDS encoding TrpB-like pyridoxal phosphate-dependent enzyme — protein MQNKILLDESRIPTHWYNIIPDMPGPLAPVINPRTLQPVTPDNLLPIFPMAIIEQEVSPERWIPIPDAVREIYRLWRPSPLYRARRLEQALGTPARIYYKYEGVSPAGSHKPNSAIPQAYYNKLAGIRRLATETGAGQWGSSLALACSMFGLECTVYMVKVSCTQKPYRKSMMQLWGANVIPSPSITTAAGRAILELDPDSPGSLGIAISEAVEDAATHEDTNYALGSVLNHVCLHQTVIGLEAKEQMAIAGDYPDVVIACCGGGSNFAGLTFPFIADRAAGKEVRCVAVEPSSCPTLTKGVYAFDYGDTAKMAPIAMMYTLGHDFVPPGIHAGGLRYHGESPLVSQLYHAGAIEAKAYPQTACFEGALLFARNEGIVPAPESSHALKAAIDEALLAKEEGKEKTILFGLSGHGQLDMGAYDSFLSGSLEDYAYPEELIRESLTRLPKVGG, from the coding sequence ATGCAGAACAAGATCCTGCTCGACGAAAGCCGCATCCCGACCCACTGGTACAACATCATCCCCGACATGCCGGGTCCCCTGGCACCGGTCATCAACCCCCGCACCCTGCAGCCGGTGACCCCCGACAACCTGCTGCCGATCTTCCCCATGGCGATCATCGAGCAGGAGGTCTCCCCCGAACGGTGGATCCCGATTCCCGACGCGGTGCGGGAGATCTACCGCCTCTGGCGCCCCTCGCCCCTTTACCGGGCCCGCCGGCTGGAGCAGGCCCTCGGCACCCCGGCGCGGATCTACTACAAATATGAGGGGGTCTCCCCCGCCGGCTCCCACAAGCCGAATTCGGCGATCCCCCAGGCGTACTACAACAAGCTGGCCGGCATCCGCCGTCTTGCCACCGAGACCGGTGCCGGGCAGTGGGGGAGCTCCCTGGCCCTGGCCTGCTCCATGTTCGGGCTTGAGTGCACCGTCTATATGGTCAAGGTCTCCTGCACCCAGAAGCCGTACCGCAAGAGCATGATGCAGCTCTGGGGGGCGAACGTGATCCCGTCCCCCTCCATCACCACCGCCGCGGGGCGCGCCATCCTCGAACTGGACCCCGACAGCCCGGGGAGCCTCGGCATCGCCATCTCGGAGGCGGTGGAGGACGCCGCCACCCACGAGGATACCAACTACGCCCTCGGAAGCGTGCTGAACCACGTCTGCCTCCATCAGACCGTCATCGGCCTGGAGGCGAAGGAGCAGATGGCCATCGCCGGCGACTACCCTGACGTGGTCATTGCCTGCTGCGGCGGCGGTTCCAACTTCGCGGGGCTCACCTTCCCGTTCATCGCCGACCGGGCCGCCGGGAAGGAGGTCCGCTGCGTGGCGGTGGAGCCGTCGTCCTGCCCGACCCTCACCAAGGGGGTCTACGCCTTCGACTACGGCGACACGGCCAAGATGGCCCCCATCGCCATGATGTACACCCTGGGGCACGACTTCGTCCCCCCCGGCATCCACGCCGGCGGCTTGCGCTACCACGGCGAATCCCCCCTCGTCTCCCAGCTCTACCATGCCGGGGCCATCGAGGCGAAGGCCTATCCCCAGACCGCCTGTTTCGAAGGGGCGCTCCTGTTTGCCCGCAACGAGGGGATCGTCCCGGCGCCCGAGTCGTCCCACGCCCTGAAGGCGGCCATCGACGAGGCGCTTCTCGCCAAGGAGGAGGGGAAGGAAAAGACGATCCTCTTCGGGCTTTCCGGCCACGGTCAGCTCGACATGGGGGCCTACGACTCATTCCTTTCCGGTTCCCTGGAGGATTACGCCTACCCCGAGGAACTGATCCGGGAGTCGCTGACGCGGCTGCCGAAGGTGGGAGGGTAG
- a CDS encoding phosphoribosylanthranilate isomerase, whose amino-acid sequence MVRVKICGITSLADALIAVEAGADALGFVFHDQSPRHVAPDQAAGIIAALPPFVQTVGLFVNRALDFVNETAARCRIDLVQLHGDEPPEYCDAVARRVIKAFRVRDGASIEPIRHYRVTAHLLDAWSPAVYGGTGHTFNWEIARRVKSFGPLVLAGGLTPENVAEAVATVEPYAVDVSSGVESAPGQKDPAKVREFIRRAKGL is encoded by the coding sequence CTGGTACGGGTCAAGATCTGCGGCATAACGAGCCTGGCCGACGCCCTCATCGCCGTCGAGGCGGGGGCCGACGCCCTCGGGTTCGTCTTCCATGACCAATCCCCGCGCCACGTGGCCCCCGACCAGGCTGCGGGGATCATCGCGGCGCTCCCCCCCTTCGTCCAGACGGTGGGGCTCTTCGTGAACCGCGCCCTCGACTTCGTGAACGAAACCGCCGCCCGCTGCCGGATCGACCTGGTCCAGCTCCACGGCGACGAGCCGCCGGAATACTGCGACGCCGTGGCGCGCCGCGTCATCAAGGCGTTTCGCGTGCGGGACGGGGCGAGCATCGAGCCGATCCGCCACTACCGCGTCACTGCCCACCTCCTCGACGCCTGGTCCCCCGCCGTCTACGGCGGCACCGGCCACACCTTCAACTGGGAGATCGCAAGGCGGGTGAAGAGCTTCGGCCCCCTGGTGCTTGCCGGCGGCCTCACCCCCGAGAACGTCGCCGAGGCGGTGGCTACGGTGGAACCCTACGCCGTGGACGTCTCCAGCGGCGTGGAGAGCGCCCCGGGGCAAAAGGACCCGGCGAAGGTGCGGGAGTTCATTCGGCGGGCCAAGGGGTTGTAA